The genomic DNA GGGGGATGGAATCTGCTCACCCTCGTGTCTCAGGGAAGttgtttttccataattccataaTCCTTCCGATTTTCTAAATGTACTGGTTCATATGTTCTAAAGTTATTTGTGATATTTATCTTGGCATGTCCAGTGTAAGAACAACAATCTATACAAAGACTGTTagaatctatatatctatgtaacaTAATTAAGTTCCTTGGTCAATCAGATTGTCTCGTTCTTCACCCCACACCCCCAGAACCTGCCTACCAAAGTGACAGTTCTGTATCAATGGAATCACTGGCCAGATTcagcttttaaatacattttacttaaaCTTAGGAGCCCCTATGTCTATTTAACCTTAACCCAACCTCACAATGTGTACTGCTTTCCAATGAATCCATTgggtcatttaaaggagaactaaagcttaactaaagaagtaggttagaaatgttgtacattatgttttgtgcttctgtaccagcccaatgcaaccacagccttttagcagcaAATATCTGTacctacaaagatgccccagtagctccccattttcttttctgctgattcactgcacatgctctgtgctgctgtcacttactgagcttagggacccactcacaatatacactacttagggatgcaccaaatccactattttggattcggccgaatccccgaatccatcgtGGAAGATTCCGCCGAATaacgaactgaatctgaatcctaatttgcatatttgcatatgcataaaattggtttactgccttgttttgtaacataaagtcacgtgaaatccctccctccccacaatttgcatatgcaatttaggattcggttcctccaagcacaaggattcggtcgaatccctgctgaaaaaggctgaatcccgaaccaaattctggattcggtgcatccctactacacataaaatgtaaatgtcacaatataaggctgattagtaattaatataaataatcgcagcacagaaaccagtgcaattagcatcagaatttaataatcagccttatagcatAAGCCTATATGAaagatcaacctcattttctgcttgataattttcgatgacccctaagcttagcttctaaacagctgctcagagcccactgagcatgtgagtgtcacagacactttccaagatggtgaccccctgtgacaattttaaagtcctgggtcattgctgctattcacaagctgaaactttaggctggtgcaataagttctgtatataaaatatggcatttttagccatgtccatttttagggtttagttctccttaaaagagACATGTTTCCATTAATTTTGAGGGTCCTGATAGACCAGAACTGATACTTGTTGATAAAGGTTACAAGTAATGGACTAAACTTTGCACTTGTTATTACCTTGCCCCTACAGTGTGATGGGGAAATGGAGAATCCAGATTATTGTCTTGCACAGTGCCCCTACAAAACACTTGGAAAGTTGACTTACAAGAGCACGTGGTCACTTATCTCTCTTGAACTTGATAGTTGCTGGTGTGGGTTTGAATCagcatgtatgtatttttatttatgtggagctacttactgtatgtatgccacactgtacagtagaacaataaattaatagaacaaacaagggTCATGGCAATAAAAATTTAACTTAACACAAAGTATTGCTGCATTAAGGATTTGGAGCTAAGTTTTAACGATATAAGAGAAAGtaggtccctgtcccatagagcaaTGATGTATTTATTTGAGGGTGGGGTAGTATTTAATGCCCTGAACATGCAGAGGAGTACTTTCTACTAATAATTTCCCATTAATGGGAGAGGACATGCTGTGATGAATCTGCTGTGCCTTGGAAACAGTATGTTTATGCCGTATACCCCCTGCTGTGTCATGTCACAATAATGTATGTTATGGAACAACCAgaaccagcagccaaagagcTCCTCCTTGATGTGAATGGCTGAACCTTGTCGCTGGCAGTTTAGGCTCCATCTACAGGTGACGGATTGCGCAACTCACTCATGAAACCTCATGAAATATTCATCATTGCCTTCAGATTGGATAGAAAGGTTAGGTAACAAATTCTGCAACCATATTCAAAgggtaatttttattttacaggtttctttttcacaCACAGGACCCTGAGGCTAATCAAACACAGGGCCCGGTTACCATGGTGTCCCAGAGATATCGCTGAAGCATCGCTAAGAAAAATAGCACCTGACCTCTAATACatattaaatacacacacatcCCCTCTGCCTTTGATGTTTTGCTCTTTTCAGCTGGTATTTACCCACTGGTTTCAACGCGTTTCATACAGAAGTCACTGACAGAAACACTGAACTCTATTTTCCTTGAGTCTGAGCAGCAATAAAGCAGTAAGATCAGATTCATGTGTTTCATGCTCTGAGTACAGCAGCAAATACCTGTGGCAATAAAGCAAGTGCTACAACTGTGCCACACCAGTGACTTGTCACCAGCTACTGGGAGCCAAAATAGATCTCACTAGGTTCACAGGCTGCACTTTTTTACcctattttaacattttgtactTGCCTTAACTGTTTTTATATCAAGTGTGCGTGTACCTTACTGAGGCCGACCCTTAGGGTAATAGCATATAAgattatttggagctttttgtTGCTCAATGGATGGGGGGACAAAAGCTCTAAATTACTACTCTATTATTTCAGCTGAAAGCCCCTGGTGCTGTTTTCTGCAGGTGATTTGAGTTCTGAGTATTCAAGTGTTAAATACATGCGAGAAGCTGAACTGGGGGTTTTAGTCCAACGTTAATGGACAGGTTATTTGGAGCGTTTTCTTTCCCAGCCTCTTGGAGCTACAAAATGCTTCAAATCACCCAGTGGTCCATGACCCTTCCGGTGGGTTGGAGGAGGGGAGGAAAGGAGAAATCTGAAGAGGTTCAAAGAATACTCATTGTTCAAGTATAAAGTGGGgatgctcattgacttctatgtaagttgaaaaataatcatttttatttccattgtgCCAATTGAGCTCAAGTTTTGCAAAGCAATATGTCGTAAAATTACATAAAGGTTGCCCAACATTTTTTGGTGGGGCAGGTTAGGTTCATGGCTTGAAAAGTGtgagaaatgagaaaataaataagagAATTAGGAAAAAATAGATATAATTTTCTTATTTAATTTTATGATGTGTCAAACGTTGGTAGATATGAATATTTGAAATAGAAAATCAGGAACGTTGCCAGAAACATAAAACTTGTAGAAAACCAAATACCACATCACAGAGCTTCACAGCAATTGAACTTACAGCGCAtaataaagctggctatacatgtCCAGATTTGGGCAAGCATTTTGGTCGTTTTTGACCATACTGCCCCACTGGCTGGACGTGTATATCAGGTTGGCGTGGGTTTGGTTTGACCATTTGTCCTGTTATCCAATAGGATTGCAGATAATAGAACATGCTTCAAAAATTTGAGTCTCTGGTGCACTGTAGGGTGAGAAAGGGAAGAGGGGCTGCACTCCCAGTCATTGGCACCAGTAAGGAGGTGGCCACCCATTTGGGCCAATGGTTTGGGCATCCATAGGTAACCATTCCTAGCAGATAAGTTCAAAACAGACAATACAAACAACAGCCTATGATTGTCATGTAAAAGAATGCTGGGTTTCCCACCCTGCTTGCTTCCTCCGCCCTGCGAGGACAAGAGAAGATTAAAGGGTAACTACAGTAATTTAAGGAATGAACTAAAGTTTCTGTGGGATAGTGTTTTCATACCTTTACAGAACATGTTTTTAGTTGTATGTAATGTGTGTGTAAACTGCTGGCAGGATGCACTGCTTCCTATAAGATCTGCCATCCTGGAATCTTTGCTGATGGAAACCTTTCTGAACTGTCTTATGAGAAGGGATCCCTAACAAGGACTTCTGCCCTTTGCACTTAGCCTTCCTTCAGCTCTTttgatctacaactcccagcatcctgcaGAGCGGAGCCTGATATCCTTCACTAAGCAGAAGGGGAAATGGAATGTGACAAGTACAAATCTGGGTTTCCTGAGATGCTAGACAAAACATTTACCTGTCTCTCTTTTAAAATCAGACACCTATCAAATCTGCTTGTTTTTTGGCTAATTTTTGTTTGATTTAGATGCATAAAAGACTGATACTGATAGCCATGCAGGATTTGTATTTAACATACAGGGTGTCTGTATATGCTGTAAAGGTATGGAAATTTACTACTGTACTGTACTAATTTACTTGGAATGGACTTAAAGTTACTTTGGCACGTTTCTGCCAGCTGTGCCAACAGAAAACCGTTATGCCCTGTGTGGAGGATTCATTGCTCCTATACTGTATCTCCCTTACTTCTCTGGTTGAGTTTGGTTCTTTAACTGCTACTTAATGCTCTGTGGAACTTCTTGCAGATAATGTACCTGTGATAGGACTTGCTACAAATGCTACAGAAGAAGCTATGTGAATAAAAATAGGAAAGGGACAGAAGTCACAGGCATTTCATTTTGAGTCTAAGTACACAAACTCAGTTCCACCACTAAATCAAAGGAGACAAACACTTTCACATACATGGAAACCTCCTTGTTTAGGAGTAGCACATCCGGTTAGCAGCAGTTATTAAAAAGGCATTTCCAGGCACTCTGCTATAGTGTTGTTGTCCTTGTGATTGTGCCATGCTTATAACAAGGGTCAGACTGAAGGGGCTCCTGCTGAAAGTCCATTGGGTTGTTATTACACACCCTGCTCTTCAGAGCTGTGGCATAGTAATCCACCGGTTCGTCAGTGCCATTCTCAAGCCACCGAAAGCAAACAATTCTCTGGAAAGATCTCTTAAAGTTGTCTGAAAAGAATCCATAGAGTATGGGATTGGCACAACTGTTGGCATAACTTAATATAAGGGAGATATGGTTGATGGTGGCATCCATGTGGGGTAGGAATAGGTTGAGGAGCTGTACTATATAGAAAGGCATCCAGCAAATGACAAACACTGTAACAACCATGAGGACCATTCGGGTGATCTTCTTCTCAGATTTCTTTCTCTGCTGCCAGCCTGCCTTCAGTGCCACGGCTCTCATTTTTATGATGATGAGGATGTAACATAAGCAGATGGCCACCACAGGTAGGAAGAATCCCAACAAAAAGGTGTAGATGACAAACACAGCAGACCATGTTTCATGGGGCCACATAAGATTGCAGACCACCACTCCGTTCTTGGATGGCATGGTGTCTGCAAAGATCAGAATAGGGGAAATGACCAAGAGGGACACAATCCAAACACAAATGTTAATCATCTTGGCCACAGTGGGTCTCCTGTACCGGGCAGCCCTCAGTGGATGTACCACAGCCACATACCTGTCCACACTGAGCACAGTTAAGCAGAAGACACTGGTGAACATGTTGATACCATCCACACTTAGAACTGTGCGACACATCCCTGAGCCAAAGGGCCAATGTTGTAGGGCAGCAGATGCCGCCAAAAAGGGGACACTCAGCATGAAGAGCTCGTCTGCGATGGCCAAGTTCAGGATGTAAATGTTGGTGGCAGTCTTCATCTTGGCATAtcttaaaatcacaaaaatcaccaTGGAGTTTCCAATTAGCCCAATCAGGCACACAATGGCATATATGAACTGGATAACTATCATGCTGACATTCTTTTCATTCTCCAAGGGGGCACTGGTGCTGTTAGTATTTCTATTGCTGGGGAGCAGACTGATGGGGTACTGAGTCGCACCCGTGTCCTTGGAGTTGTTCCATGTGCTCAGCAGGATCTTTGCTTCCACCGGCACCAGAAGATTGGGGGATGTTGTCATTGTAACTGTCCCATAGGAATGCAAGGGAGAAGCTGTGGCTGTATCGGAGATCCTCAGCTTAAAAATGAAGCGAAGAGCtgctgagagagagaaagaggcagtcagaggagggagagagggagggagatgAAAATGTGATAGATGATGCAGTGCAGCTGCTTGCAGTGTATATGCTCCTATATAGCTTCTCTTTCTCTATAAAGTCATCACCAGCAGCCACTAACATTAGCCGGAGGCATGCATCACCCCTTCAGGGCATCGCCATTGATTGCATGTCTGGCTCCTCTTATTGACAGTGCTCCATGTGGAATTTGCTTGTTAGATCCAGTCCCCTTTCAAAAAGAGGCAAGGGGCTGGGAAGATTATTTGAGCTCTTCTCTTCTGTTCCTGTATCCCAACACCTGGTCAGGTATAAGGGGTTTAAGAACACCCAGCGCCGAAAGTGTAAGAGGAATATCAAAGAAGAAGAGCGAAACTCTTAAGTGTTTGTCCTTTGTGGAACTGTTACTGCAACAAAAAAGCACCAACAGAAAGACACACAGATGATCACGAAGGATCTGTAGGATTCTTAGTGATTTGTTAActgaattaatgaaaaaaaaaagaaaaaatctggtTCTGCAAACTGTACTCCGTTTCCTCCCCAAAACAGATCTCCGCTAGAATGATGGAAAACATCACCTTCCTTTAAATGAATAACTGTCACCATGGCaaatatgtatctatgtatccAGTGGCACAAGTACTTAGCTGGGGCAAGAGCTCTGGGAGGGtagtgattaaaaaaacaaagtgccTTCTGCTCTctgagggatgctgggatttgtagttagtaatattgggcatgaaaccccccccccccacaatggaTTATCATTGAAATTAATGGATTACTTTTGAAATTAAGAGAGAGTAGCACTGACATTAGCAGTGAGAATACAAGGTAAGTGCAGCATAGATCTCCAATGAGCTAGAGAACCAAGTATACACGGCACACTACTGTCACACGCTATGAGGACACATGATATATTATTACCTGGGCATCTAGACTGCAACAGCCTGAGGGCTGCAGGTTAGATGACCCTGAGTTACACAGGTTTACTTTCTCAGATGCAGAGCCAGTTGCATGTGTAAAAGCAACACGCCAAAGGATCCCTGAAAATCCCACAATTTCAAGGCAGATCTAATTTCTAGAGCTCCCctgcacatacacatacacacacacatatatatatgcaaggAATAATGCAATACAAGCATAGAGGCACCTCAGGTTGCAGTGCCTCATGCGTTACCAGCTGTGGCAAAAAATGCTCTTTGCAACCAAAATTCAGTTCAGAATTTCAGCTTTACTGGTGCAGAGAATGCAATGACATTGGGGTGGCATTGGAAAAACCTGCCTTGGGGTGTCAAGCTGCCCTGAATCATCCTGGAATATAGTATAATGTTATAACTTCCAGTGGTTCCAGTTTCAGGGAATTACTGAGGCAAATCGAGGGTTTGGTGTAAATtgtccccttttttttaaaaaatttaaatattgggAGGTAAGTAGCATTGCTTGATGGAATGGTCTAATTGACAATCTGGGTTTAGAGAGAATTTTTTCCCCTGTTCCtagtgaaattggaaagttttaCATGTGGAAAAATAAGATTAACTGATGAATAAGGTCATGATCATAGAACAGTGTCTTCTTTCAACCTCTGCGTTGGCGTTACTGTCATGTTTAAGCTGTGACTTTACTTATCATCATTTATCTTCATTGATTTGTATTTCAAGCACAGTTTGAGGGTCACCAACTGGAAACCTTTGAATGTGTTTCTCTATACCTGAGGGCTCCAGGCTGGCTAAATTGTCCAAGAATTTGGGAAGCTCAGACTGATGGAGCAGAAGCTAAATTAGAGGACTGAGTGGAGCCCTTAGAACTAAGCAGCAGGACCTGTAGCACTTTGGATTCGACTATGGAAATCTGCTTTGCAGACCTTGAGAGGGACAGATGTTTTATTTCTTCCCAGTCGCTGAGACCCCAGGTACATTGTCACTTCTGCTTAGCTTAATGCAAAACTGCTTTAAAATGGACTCAATTTCACATCTTGCTCAATTATTTAATACATGCATATGAGGCTAGCAAACCTTTAAGATGTTTAAGTAAAATGGTGCTCACTGTAAGTCCCCATATCCCAAAAAAGAGCAGAACAAAGcactccaaaatacagaaaaaagataaaaagactaAACAACTCCCTTCCAGGGATCTTCTTCAGGGGAACAAGCAAAAAAATGTGCCCTGCCAGGCAGTATACATActttgggtttttgtttttttacgctT from Xenopus laevis strain J_2021 chromosome 5S, Xenopus_laevis_v10.1, whole genome shotgun sequence includes the following:
- the sstr4.S gene encoding somatostatin receptor type 4 — encoded protein: MTTSPNLLVPVEAKILLSTWNNSKDTGATQYPISLLPSNRNTNSTSAPLENEKNVSMIVIQFIYAIVCLIGLIGNSMVIFVILRYAKMKTATNIYILNLAIADELFMLSVPFLAASAALQHWPFGSGMCRTVLSVDGINMFTSVFCLTVLSVDRYVAVVHPLRAARYRRPTVAKMINICVWIVSLLVISPILIFADTMPSKNGVVVCNLMWPHETWSAVFVIYTFLLGFFLPVVAICLCYILIIIKMRAVALKAGWQQRKKSEKKITRMVLMVVTVFVICWMPFYIVQLLNLFLPHMDATINHISLILSYANSCANPILYGFFSDNFKRSFQRIVCFRWLENGTDEPVDYYATALKSRVCNNNPMDFQQEPLQSDPCYKHGTITRTTTL